The following proteins are co-located in the Solea senegalensis isolate Sse05_10M linkage group LG12, IFAPA_SoseM_1, whole genome shotgun sequence genome:
- the LOC122778521 gene encoding phospholipase A and acyltransferase 3-like: MAPILYDTEPQPGDLIEIFRGLYQHWAVYIGKGYVIHLAPPCEVAGAGASSFRSVTCDKAIVKRERLWDVVGTDKWQINNILDDKHEPRQAPVIVEEAKALVGRVQPYSLRCQNCEHFATELRYGKAESRQVRNAQNTLIAAGTAAAVVLGAAAFIRHLSGRSKHTEEDEDEDED, translated from the exons ATGGCACCAATTCTG TATGACACAGAACCACAACCTGGAGATTTAATAGAAATCTTCCGTGGGCTCTACCAGCACTGGGCTGTGTACATCGGAAAGGGCTACGTTATTCACTTGGCACCACCCT GTGAGGTTGCAGGAGCAGGTGCCAGCAGTTTTAGGTCTGTCACCTGTGATAAGGCCATAGTGAAGAGAGAGCGGCTGTGGGATGTGGTGGGAACcgacaaatggcaaataaacaaCATTCTCGATGACAAGCATGAACCCCGCCAAGCTCCTGTCATAGTGGAGGAGGCCAAGGCGCTGGTGGGCAGAGTGCAGCCATACAGCCTCCGCTGTCAGAACTGTGAGCACTTTGCCACTGAGCTGCGCTATGGCAAGGCAGAGTCCCGCCAG gtgCGTAATGCACAAAATACGCTCATAGCTGCTGGCACGGCAGCGGCCGTGGTTCTTGGCGCTGCAGCTTTCATACGACATCTGTCGGGACGCAGCAAACACaccgaggaggacgaggacgaggacgaggactgA
- the LOC122778520 gene encoding phospholipase A and acyltransferase 3-like isoform X1: MPQPGDLIEIKRRGYQHWAVDVGDGDVVHLVKDDNSSLPIYKFNRWFCGCQVKKEKLKDVAGDNEWKVNNTRDRKQAPLPAEQIVRNALSLVENTVHYRLLQYNCEHFAKELRYGQATSMQVMKLVVGAGVIVVVLAVIYVGPSTVAKAAIKGANLVFTKVGAALKAASATLKAAPKAASATLKAAPAVQKAAPAALLAISIKSTTT; the protein is encoded by the exons ATGCCACAACCTGGTGACTTAATAGAAATTAAACGTAGAGGTTATCAGCACTGGGCTGTGGATGTTGGAGATGGTGATGTTGTTCACTTGGTGAAGGACG ATAATTCATCCCTGCCAATATACAAATTCAATCGATGGTTTTGCGGTTGCCAggttaagaaagaaaaactcaagGACGTGGCTGGAGACAATGAGTGGAAAGTGAATAACACTCGTGACCGAAAACAAGCACCTCTGCCCGCTGAGCAAATCGTGAGAAATGCTCTTTCGCTGGTGGAAAACACTGTGCACTACCGTCTCCTTCAATACAACTGTGAGCACTTTGCCAAAGAGCTACGATACGGACAAGCCACATCTATGCAA GTCATGAAATTGGTGGTCGGAGCTGGAGTGATTGTTGTTGTACTGGCAGTGATATACGTTGGACCAAGCACAGTAGCAAAAGCAGCAATAAAGGGAGCAAACTTGGTGTTCACCAAAGTAGGGGCAGCACTGAAGGCAGCCTCAGCAACACTGAAGGCAGCCCCGAAGGCAGCCTCAGCAACACTGAAGGCAGCCCCAGCAGTACAGAAGGCAGCCCCAGCAGCTCTTCTGGCTATTTCCATCAAATCTACTACTAcctaa
- the LOC122778520 gene encoding phospholipase A and acyltransferase 3-like isoform X2, which produces MPQPGDLIEIKRRGYQHWAVDVGDGDVVHLVKDDNSSLPIYKFNRWFCGCQVKKEKLKDVAGDNEWKVNNTRDRKQAPLPAEQIVRNALSLVENTVHYRLLQYNCEHFAKELRYGQATSMQVMKLVVGAGVIVVVLAVIYVGPSTVAKAAIKGANLVFTKVGAALKAASATLKAAPAVQKAAPAALLAISIKSTTT; this is translated from the exons ATGCCACAACCTGGTGACTTAATAGAAATTAAACGTAGAGGTTATCAGCACTGGGCTGTGGATGTTGGAGATGGTGATGTTGTTCACTTGGTGAAGGACG ATAATTCATCCCTGCCAATATACAAATTCAATCGATGGTTTTGCGGTTGCCAggttaagaaagaaaaactcaagGACGTGGCTGGAGACAATGAGTGGAAAGTGAATAACACTCGTGACCGAAAACAAGCACCTCTGCCCGCTGAGCAAATCGTGAGAAATGCTCTTTCGCTGGTGGAAAACACTGTGCACTACCGTCTCCTTCAATACAACTGTGAGCACTTTGCCAAAGAGCTACGATACGGACAAGCCACATCTATGCAA GTCATGAAATTGGTGGTCGGAGCTGGAGTGATTGTTGTTGTACTGGCAGTGATATACGTTGGACCAAGCACAGTAGCAAAAGCAGCAATAAAGGGAGCAAACTTGGTGTTCACCAAAGTAGGGGCAGCACTGAAG GCAGCCTCAGCAACACTGAAGGCAGCCCCAGCAGTACAGAAGGCAGCCCCAGCAGCTCTTCTGGCTATTTCCATCAAATCTACTACTAcctaa